The proteins below are encoded in one region of Silene latifolia isolate original U9 population chromosome 2, ASM4854445v1, whole genome shotgun sequence:
- the LOC141641023 gene encoding uncharacterized protein LOC141641023: MEMEAGVAGRNRGTMGSGRGGQDKEGEGSRRTRRERADSSLEEGWVRVMCDAGFKEGWGVGLGVVCWDHEEGVQWTVMERRRGMAEADEAEAEAILEGVKEAARRGVKRIVVESDCKSVIDILREGLQGRSFLFLVIDEIRNVCNNFDFIIWHFLGRKDTKIAHDLAHLSNSVIGGKMWEGRIPCSSEFSYMQF; encoded by the coding sequence ATGGAGATGGAGGCAGGGGTAGCTGGGAGGAACAGAGGGACGATGGGGAGTGGAAGGGGAGGACAAGACAAGGAGGGTGAGGGGAGTAGGAGGACAAGAAGGGAGAGGGCGGATAGTAGTTTGGAGGAGGGTTGGGTGCGTGTTATGTGTGATGCGGGGTTCAAGGAGGGATGGGGTGTAGGTTTGGGTGTCGTGTGCTGGGACCATGAGGAGGGCGTGCAGTGGACGGTGATGGAAAGGAGACGTGGTATGGCGGAAGCAGATGAAGCAGAGGCCGAAGCTATTCTTGAAGGTGTAAAGGAAGCAGCGAGGAGAGGAGTTAAACGGATTGTGGTGGAGAGCGATTGCAAATCCGTTATCGACATTCTTCGAGAAGGCCTACAGGGACGGAGCTTTCTTTTTTTGGTTATTGATGAAATTCGAAATGTATGCAATAATTTTGATTTTATCATTTGGCACTTTTTAGGTCGTAAGGACACTAAGATCGCTCACGATTTAGCTCATCTTTCGAACTCAGTTATAGGCGGAAAGATGTGGGAAGGTAGAATTCCGTGTAGTTCTGAGTTTTCATATATGCAATTCTAA
- the LOC141641022 gene encoding uncharacterized protein LOC141641022 — protein MEFGRVRACLKDYEGFEVDSTGRSGGLPFMWKKEVGCQLRSASIHHIDMDVSWNNKMWRVTGFYGWPVVSDRHLSWQLLRILKDEYDGPWVCVGDFNEILYATEMKGGTQAQWQMNNFREAVNDCGLRDVVFEGYEFTFDNGQANEANRQCRLDRAMGNEGWFELFPYARVEHLVREWSDHSPIKLWLERRSDGRQGKKLFSVRAAVDW, from the coding sequence ATGGAATTTGGGAGAGTTAGGGCGTGCTTGAAAGATTATGAGGGCTTTGAGGTGGATAGTACGGGGAGATCGGGGGGTCTTCCATTTATGTGGAAGAAAGAGGTAGGATGTCAGCTGAGGTCAGCATCGATCCATCATATTGATATGGACGTGTCATGGAACAATAAGATGTGGAGGGTTACGGGTTTTTATGGGTGGCCGGTTGTGAGTGATAGACATCTTTCGTGGCAACTTTTGAGAATTTTGAAAGACGAGTATGATGGACCGTGGGTTTGTGTAGGGGATTTCAACGAAATTCTATACGCGACTGAAATGAAGGGTGGAACTCAAGCTCAATGGCAAATGAACAATTTCAGGGAAGCGGTAAATGACTGTGGGCTGAGGGATGTGGTGTTTGAAGGATATGAATTTACTTTTGATAATGGGCAAGCTAATGAGGCGAATAGGCAATGTAGGCTTGATAGGGCTATGGGAAATGAGGGGTGGTTTGAATTGTTTCCTTATGCGCGGGTTGAACACTTGGTTAGGGAATGGTCCGACCATTCACCTATCAAGCTATGGCTGGAGAGACGAAGTGATGGCAGGCAGGGGAAGAAGCTTTTTTCGGTTCGAGCAGCTGTGGATTGGTGA